Proteins encoded together in one Marinithermus hydrothermalis DSM 14884 window:
- the nadD gene encoding nicotinate-nucleotide adenylyltransferase, translated as MRIGLFGGSFDPVHLGHLLAASESADRLVLDEVHFVTAARPPHKRPVAPPEARHEMVVLATITDPRFRASRIELDYPGPTFTVDTLRRARRLWPEAELFFITGADAYRDVASWKEHEALFDLATIVAVSRPGYDLGRLDPFFRERVVVLEIPGYEVSSTEIRRRIREGRSIRYLVPHAVEVYIEKHGLYAGDLEG; from the coding sequence GTGCGCATCGGCTTGTTCGGCGGCAGTTTTGATCCCGTGCACTTGGGGCACCTGCTCGCGGCATCCGAGTCCGCGGACCGGCTGGTGCTGGATGAGGTGCACTTCGTGACCGCGGCCCGGCCGCCCCACAAGCGCCCTGTGGCGCCCCCTGAGGCGCGGCACGAGATGGTCGTGCTGGCGACGATCACCGACCCGCGCTTCCGCGCGAGCCGGATCGAGCTGGATTACCCGGGGCCGACCTTCACGGTGGATACCTTGCGGCGCGCCCGGCGCTTGTGGCCGGAGGCGGAGCTCTTCTTCATCACCGGCGCGGACGCGTACCGGGACGTCGCGTCGTGGAAGGAACACGAGGCCCTGTTTGACCTTGCTACTATAGTAGCGGTGAGCCGCCCCGGATACGATCTTGGGCGGCTGGACCCGTTCTTCCGCGAGCGGGTCGTGGTGCTGGAGATCCCCGGGTACGAGGTCTCCAGCACGGAGATACGCCGACGGATTCGCGAGGGGCGTTCAATCCGCTACCTGGTGCCGCACGCGGTGGAGGTCTACATTGAAAAGCACGGGCTTTACGCTGGAGACCTTGAAGGCTAA
- the yqeK gene encoding bis(5'-nucleosyl)-tetraphosphatase (symmetrical) YqeK, with product MKSTGFTLETLKAKVQALTRPERFVHILRVAELAQAIAEANGLDAQRAYLAALLHDAARDLPEEELLRLAPPENDVERSHPLAVHGRAARRLAEAWGVTDAEVLDAIEGHVYGVTPDNRIGMAVYVADVSEPGRGVNAEIRELALAGRLEEAYRQAIVSKVTYLKGKGVPVHPRTLLAYDAVLA from the coding sequence TTGAAAAGCACGGGCTTTACGCTGGAGACCTTGAAGGCTAAAGTCCAGGCCTTGACCCGACCGGAGCGCTTTGTGCACATCCTGCGCGTCGCCGAGCTCGCCCAGGCGATCGCCGAGGCGAACGGCCTGGACGCCCAGCGGGCCTACCTGGCCGCCCTGCTGCACGACGCAGCCCGCGACCTTCCGGAGGAGGAGCTCCTCCGGCTCGCGCCGCCGGAGAACGACGTGGAGCGCAGCCACCCCCTCGCCGTGCACGGACGGGCCGCGCGCCGCCTCGCCGAAGCGTGGGGCGTGACGGACGCGGAGGTCCTCGACGCGATCGAGGGGCACGTCTACGGGGTGACGCCGGACAACCGGATCGGCATGGCCGTCTACGTGGCCGACGTGAGCGAGCCCGGCCGAGGCGTCAACGCCGAGATCCGCGAGCTGGCCCTTGCTGGACGGCTCGAGGAGGCCTACCGCCAGGCGATCGTGAGCAAAGTCACCTACCTCAAGGGGAAGGGAGTGCCGGTCCATCCCCGCACCCTCCTAGCGTATGACGCGGTTCTGGCGTAA
- a CDS encoding LCP family protein codes for MTRFWRNPWFWAGVLLLVLGGLVWSGPATRTQNRARLAPSPDGLPELSLVVAARDIEYCGPATPCGPGRRTDTILYVRVQGNRAWVVAVPRDTYVELEGYQGRINAVFGFLGPEGLARAVEQALGMRVDHYAILTLEVVEKAVDAVDGVDVILPAPMRYEDKAAGLVIDLPQGPYHLNGADAVKYMRFRGWEGSDLGRLDRIKEVLLKVARKAASPEYWPRLPGLVQQLWDGVLTDLTPNEVLPFVRYLQGFELRTATLPVQPREDSPYLFITPEARARFLQTFMNYGTGQVTAVPEARVLILDGTGAGLGERYAQGLARLGLGPFEVRPVLPQAVSQVLVDQALEAGAFYAEAVHLPLVTRYRIHYPADVLIVLGQDLLP; via the coding sequence ATGACGCGGTTCTGGCGTAACCCCTGGTTCTGGGCGGGGGTACTCCTCCTCGTGCTGGGGGGGCTGGTCTGGTCGGGCCCCGCGACCCGCACCCAAAACCGCGCCCGACTCGCTCCTAGCCCGGACGGCCTGCCGGAGCTGAGCCTGGTCGTCGCCGCGCGGGACATCGAGTACTGCGGTCCCGCCACCCCCTGCGGGCCGGGGCGGCGCACCGACACCATCCTGTACGTGCGCGTGCAGGGCAACCGCGCCTGGGTGGTCGCTGTGCCGCGCGACACCTACGTCGAGCTCGAGGGCTACCAGGGGCGCATCAACGCCGTGTTTGGCTTCCTCGGACCGGAGGGGCTAGCGCGCGCGGTGGAGCAGGCCCTCGGCATGCGCGTGGACCACTACGCGATCCTCACCCTGGAGGTCGTGGAGAAAGCCGTGGACGCCGTGGATGGCGTGGATGTGATCCTGCCCGCCCCCATGCGGTACGAGGACAAGGCCGCGGGCCTGGTCATCGACCTGCCCCAGGGGCCGTACCACCTGAACGGCGCGGACGCCGTCAAGTACATGCGCTTTCGCGGCTGGGAGGGCAGCGACCTGGGCCGGCTGGACCGCATCAAGGAGGTTCTCCTCAAGGTCGCGCGGAAGGCCGCGAGCCCCGAGTACTGGCCGCGGCTGCCCGGCCTGGTACAGCAGCTTTGGGACGGGGTCCTGACCGACCTCACCCCGAACGAGGTGCTGCCCTTCGTGCGGTACCTGCAAGGCTTTGAACTACGCACCGCGACGCTTCCCGTCCAACCCCGCGAGGATAGCCCCTACCTCTTCATCACGCCCGAAGCGCGCGCACGTTTCCTCCAAACCTTCATGAACTACGGCACCGGCCAGGTCACCGCCGTGCCCGAAGCGCGCGTCTTGATCCTGGACGGTACCGGTGCCGGTCTCGGCGAGCGGTACGCCCAGGGCCTCGCCCGCTTGGGCCTCGGCCCCTTCGAGGTGCGTCCCGTACTGCCCCAGGCCGTGAGCCAAGTCCTCGTGGACCAGGCCCTCGAGGCTGGCGCGTTCTACGCCGAAGCCGTGCACCTACCCCTCGTCACCCGCTACCGGATCCACTACCCCGCGGACGTGCTCATCGTTCTCGGGCAGGATCTGCTACCATAA
- the rsfS gene encoding ribosome silencing factor: MVKPVEAVQIIRWVHQALSDKKAENIVALDLREVSDSLDFFVIATGTSTPHLEALERAVRERLEEEGVRPEAVEGPSSRWVLLNYGAVVVHLMSPEARDYYDLEGLWADAKKLELTP, encoded by the coding sequence ATGGTGAAACCCGTTGAGGCCGTTCAGATCATCCGTTGGGTCCACCAGGCCCTAAGCGACAAAAAAGCCGAAAACATCGTGGCGCTGGATCTTCGCGAGGTTTCCGACAGCCTCGATTTTTTCGTGATCGCCACCGGGACCTCGACCCCCCACCTCGAGGCCCTCGAGCGCGCGGTACGCGAGCGCCTCGAGGAGGAAGGCGTGCGCCCGGAGGCGGTCGAGGGGCCCTCGAGCCGCTGGGTCCTTCTCAACTACGGAGCGGTCGTGGTGCACCTCATGAGCCCCGAAGCCCGGGACTACTACGACCTCGAGGGCCTCTGGGCGGACGCGAAGAAGCTCGAACTCACCCCATGA
- a CDS encoding YraN family protein yields the protein MKGAWAEDRARAYLEAKGYRCVARNRRTPYGEVDLWMEAEGVMVFVEVKQRRNARFGTPLEALTPRKLERLRQSALYLLGRDDVPVRFEAVLVYGTPEAHRIEHLHLNL from the coding sequence ATGAAAGGCGCGTGGGCCGAGGACCGGGCCCGCGCCTACCTCGAGGCCAAAGGGTACCGGTGCGTCGCGCGTAACCGGCGCACCCCCTATGGTGAGGTAGACCTTTGGATGGAAGCCGAGGGGGTGATGGTCTTCGTCGAGGTCAAGCAACGCCGAAACGCACGCTTCGGCACGCCCCTCGAGGCCCTCACCCCAAGGAAGCTCGAGCGCCTGCGGCAAAGCGCTTTGTACCTCCTCGGTCGGGACGACGTGCCCGTGCGGTTCGAGGCCGTCCTGGTGTACGGCACGCCCGAGGCGCACCGCATCGAGCACCTGCACCTGAACCTGTAA
- a CDS encoding cation:proton antiporter translates to MGPFEALAVLLTLTAAFAYLNERWVRLPTPVGVMLGAMLTSLGLVLLGGPTVRAWAAPLLARLEFSDLLLQGLLSFLLFAGALHVNLEDLLRRKWAILTLATLSVLTSTFLVGTLIHAALGWVGLELPYGYALLFGALISPTDPIAVLGILRKAGVPKPLEALITGESLFNDGVGIVVFRVLLGLALANGASETSLAEAGLLFLEEAGGGALLGLGIGLAAYAALRSVDRSTVEVLITLALVTGGYALAQYLHTSGPIAMVVAGLLIGNHGRLFAMSARTREHLDTFWEVTDEILNALLFVLIGLEVLILPYDPAYLAATLIAIPLVLLARLLSVGIPLGLLRLVRPLAPYTVRLMTWGGLRGGISVALALLVPPGPERDLILGMTYGVVVFSILVQGLTIGRVARYAARTP, encoded by the coding sequence ATGGGGCCGTTCGAAGCGCTGGCTGTTCTCCTCACGCTCACGGCGGCCTTCGCTTACCTGAACGAACGCTGGGTGCGCCTCCCCACTCCGGTCGGGGTGATGCTCGGCGCGATGCTGACCTCGCTCGGCCTCGTCCTCCTCGGCGGGCCGACCGTACGGGCGTGGGCCGCTCCCCTCCTTGCGCGTCTTGAGTTCAGCGACCTCCTCCTCCAGGGCCTCCTCAGCTTCCTCCTCTTCGCCGGAGCGCTCCACGTCAACCTCGAGGACCTCCTCCGCCGGAAATGGGCCATCCTCACCCTCGCCACCCTGAGCGTCCTAACCTCCACCTTCCTGGTGGGCACCCTCATCCACGCTGCGCTGGGCTGGGTGGGCCTCGAGCTGCCCTACGGGTACGCCCTGTTGTTCGGCGCGTTGATCTCGCCCACCGACCCGATCGCGGTCCTGGGCATCCTCCGGAAGGCCGGGGTGCCCAAGCCCCTGGAGGCCCTCATCACCGGGGAGTCCTTGTTTAACGACGGGGTGGGGATCGTGGTCTTCCGCGTGCTGTTAGGCCTCGCACTCGCGAACGGCGCCAGCGAAACGAGCCTCGCCGAGGCCGGCCTCCTCTTCCTCGAGGAAGCCGGGGGCGGCGCGCTCTTAGGGCTCGGCATCGGCCTCGCGGCGTACGCGGCCTTGCGGAGCGTGGACCGCTCCACCGTGGAGGTCCTCATCACCCTCGCGCTCGTCACGGGCGGGTACGCCTTGGCGCAGTACCTCCACACCTCCGGCCCCATCGCGATGGTGGTGGCGGGCCTACTGATCGGGAACCACGGACGGCTTTTCGCCATGAGCGCACGCACCCGCGAGCATCTGGACACCTTCTGGGAGGTGACCGACGAGATCCTGAACGCCCTGCTCTTCGTCCTGATCGGCCTCGAGGTCCTCATCCTCCCGTACGACCCCGCCTACCTCGCCGCGACCCTGATCGCGATCCCGCTTGTGCTCCTCGCGCGGCTCCTCAGCGTGGGGATCCCCTTGGGCCTGCTGCGCCTCGTGCGCCCCCTGGCCCCCTACACCGTACGCCTCATGACCTGGGGCGGGTTGCGCGGCGGCATCTCGGTCGCGCTGGCCCTCCTGGTTCCCCCGGGACCCGAGCGCGACCTCATCCTCGGCATGACCTACGGGGTGGTGGTGTTCTCCATCCTCGTCCAGGGGCTCACCATCGGGCGGGTGGCGCGTTACGCCGCCCGCACCCCGTAG